A genomic region of Rhodohalobacter sp. SW132 contains the following coding sequences:
- a CDS encoding 6-bladed beta-propeller — protein sequence MFKIFRLILLLSFVAACAKSEGERAQDSEAPLSLREVTSWEINSPEAIPNPSYPGVLADGSLIVIDRSLNTINHFDANGDLIQTFGGMGRGPGEYSTITYAAVNPDGRVAVADVTNARITIQDVVEDTVVSFDLDNGWHTRLSWISEGLIITNNPFRVGAESRGDSIPGDIIMRRYDPVSGSKEQFFHLELELQDLPPDQISCTFCEFRFMDDFTFFTSPPDTSYRIYKMDPSTQETTLFTRPGVPAVRLTESEQEEWRDERVRASEMTGVALDEEPPTHKRRFVDYFSDHAGRLWALVNVPQNEQLRFDIFSPNAEYIGSLEIPEEAESVEFISGDQILFKYRSDDPDLWKAGLYQIDE from the coding sequence ATGTTCAAAATCTTTAGGTTAATATTACTGTTGTCGTTTGTTGCAGCTTGTGCAAAAAGTGAAGGAGAAAGGGCCCAAGATTCAGAAGCTCCGCTTTCATTGAGAGAAGTTACATCGTGGGAGATCAACAGCCCGGAGGCCATTCCGAACCCGTCTTACCCTGGTGTACTCGCTGACGGAAGCCTGATCGTCATTGATAGATCGCTGAATACCATCAACCATTTCGATGCAAATGGTGATCTGATCCAAACATTTGGCGGTATGGGTCGCGGTCCCGGCGAATACTCCACGATTACTTATGCGGCCGTAAATCCAGACGGAAGGGTAGCTGTGGCAGATGTGACGAATGCACGCATTACGATCCAGGATGTGGTTGAGGATACTGTCGTCTCTTTTGATTTGGATAACGGCTGGCACACAAGGCTCAGCTGGATATCGGAAGGTTTGATTATTACGAATAATCCTTTTCGGGTCGGTGCTGAAAGTCGCGGTGACAGCATTCCAGGTGATATTATAATGAGGAGATACGATCCTGTATCAGGATCAAAAGAGCAATTTTTTCACCTTGAACTGGAATTACAAGATTTGCCGCCGGATCAGATCTCATGTACGTTTTGCGAATTTCGGTTTATGGATGATTTTACTTTTTTCACATCGCCTCCGGATACAAGCTACAGAATTTACAAGATGGACCCCTCAACTCAGGAAACGACATTGTTCACCCGACCCGGAGTGCCTGCGGTGCGTCTGACTGAATCTGAACAAGAAGAATGGCGGGATGAAAGGGTTCGGGCATCAGAAATGACTGGGGTAGCTTTAGATGAAGAGCCGCCAACTCACAAGCGGCGATTTGTAGATTATTTTTCCGATCATGCCGGACGTTTGTGGGCCCTGGTGAATGTGCCGCAGAATGAACAGTTGCGATTCGACATCTTTTCGCCGAATGCGGAATACATAGGATCTCTTGAGATCCCGGAAGAAGCGGAATCCGTCGAATTTATTTCCGGTGACCAAATTCTGTTTAAATACCGGTCCGATGATCCTGATCTGTGGAAAGCGGGTCTTTATCAAATTGATGAATGA